A genomic stretch from Verrucomicrobiota bacterium includes:
- a CDS encoding DUF721 domain-containing protein, with the protein MRDLMNRPFPIRPLRSSLPRPNARQRVLAAWRGVDVAPLEKARTTRTRTAGDVMPRVLTDMRIDKRRAEAEVVKVWNNLIDPNIAAHAQPTGIHKGTLFVTVDNSVWLDEIVRYRRREVLERLQHSFGKDLIARISFRVG; encoded by the coding sequence ATGCGAGATTTAATGAATCGTCCGTTCCCGATCCGCCCGCTCCGTTCCAGCCTGCCTCGACCGAACGCCCGCCAACGCGTCCTGGCCGCGTGGCGCGGCGTGGATGTTGCGCCCTTGGAAAAAGCTCGGACTACCCGCACCCGCACCGCCGGCGACGTCATGCCGCGCGTGCTGACGGACATGCGCATCGACAAACGCCGCGCCGAAGCCGAAGTGGTGAAAGTCTGGAACAACCTCATCGACCCGAACATTGCCGCCCATGCGCAACCGACTGGGATTCACAAAGGCACCTTGTTCGTCACGGTGGACAACAGCGTGTGGCTCGATGAAATCGTCCGCTATCGCCGCCGCGAAGTTCTCGAACGCCTCCAGCACAGTTTCGGCAAGGACCTCATCGCGCGCATCTCTTTCCGCGTGGGCTGA
- a CDS encoding beta-galactosidase, whose protein sequence is MYFGVDYHPEHWVYPYAGTPEEPESRWQRDAHLMVSAGINVVRMGEFVWGLCEPEEGKYEFEWLRRAMDVMKSANIKVVLGTPTAAPPIWLARKHPDILPLDENGLPLHEGTRHAYCLNSDVYWDYSKRIVTAMATALGKHPQLIGWQIDNGIGGHLTEFSFNPETRLDWHAWLQAKYETIQKLNEAWGTRFWSQIVTDWDQVPMPMRAPTVHNPALVLDWMRFSSDTIVAYVKMQTDLLHELTPNAPVTTNLRALTRHFDHFDMAGVLDFVSVDSNATIKSRSAENACEIDIMRSLKKENIRTPDGDAGFWVIEQKAGHVNWQDVNSLVRPGVVRLFTYQLLSRGASGVLYFFWRQPRIGSEKFYGGVLTHDGRGDNRVYKEISQIGEEVKLLAPVLKGTKVVAETCILYTHENEWSLKQPMQPNKYFKLRDHIQLFHSGLHDRNIPVDFARPTEDLSKYKLVIAPSLSLLAGGEVDRLKLYVQNGGTLVATFNTGLLDEHHVASDTGFPHDMTDLFGLEVLEFDPLPPGEENHMTFKGAFPTSHLHPARLWCDIIEPKGCQVLAMYAKDFYAGRPAITMNNFGLGKAVYIGTMSHQHFYYDLVVWLRQTCNLFPLLKVPDTVEVSMRQKADTKIYFLLNHQNSPVRIQFYKPMHDFLTGSTFTGNYDLPPHGVLVLDEHPAAKG, encoded by the coding sequence ATGTATTTTGGAGTCGATTATCATCCCGAACATTGGGTTTACCCCTACGCCGGCACGCCTGAAGAGCCGGAGTCTCGCTGGCAGCGCGATGCGCACCTCATGGTGTCCGCCGGCATCAATGTCGTCCGCATGGGCGAATTTGTCTGGGGACTCTGCGAACCGGAGGAAGGCAAATACGAGTTCGAATGGCTCAGGCGCGCGATGGACGTCATGAAGTCGGCCAACATCAAGGTGGTGCTCGGCACGCCCACCGCCGCCCCACCCATCTGGCTGGCGCGAAAACATCCGGACATCCTGCCGCTGGACGAGAACGGACTGCCGCTGCATGAAGGCACGCGTCACGCCTATTGCCTGAACAGCGACGTGTATTGGGATTACTCCAAGCGCATCGTCACCGCCATGGCCACGGCGCTGGGCAAGCATCCGCAGTTGATCGGCTGGCAGATCGACAACGGCATCGGCGGACACCTGACTGAATTTTCGTTCAACCCGGAGACACGGCTCGACTGGCACGCGTGGTTGCAGGCCAAATACGAGACCATCCAAAAGCTCAACGAGGCCTGGGGCACCCGCTTTTGGAGCCAGATCGTGACGGACTGGGATCAGGTGCCGATGCCGATGCGCGCGCCGACCGTCCACAATCCGGCGCTGGTGCTCGATTGGATGCGCTTCTCCAGCGACACCATCGTGGCCTACGTCAAAATGCAGACGGACCTGCTCCACGAACTGACTCCCAACGCCCCCGTCACCACCAACCTGCGCGCCTTGACCCGGCACTTCGACCACTTCGACATGGCCGGCGTGCTGGACTTTGTTTCCGTGGACAGCAACGCGACCATCAAGTCCCGCTCCGCCGAGAACGCCTGCGAAATCGACATCATGCGTTCGCTGAAAAAAGAAAATATTCGAACCCCGGATGGCGACGCGGGCTTCTGGGTCATTGAACAAAAAGCCGGGCACGTCAACTGGCAGGATGTGAATTCGCTCGTTCGTCCCGGTGTCGTGCGCCTTTTCACCTATCAACTACTCTCGCGGGGCGCCAGCGGCGTGCTCTACTTCTTCTGGCGGCAACCCCGCATCGGCTCGGAAAAATTTTACGGCGGTGTGCTGACGCATGACGGCCGCGGCGACAACCGCGTGTACAAGGAAATCAGCCAGATCGGCGAAGAAGTGAAACTCCTGGCCCCCGTCCTCAAAGGCACCAAGGTCGTGGCCGAAACCTGCATCCTCTACACGCACGAAAACGAGTGGTCGCTCAAACAACCGATGCAGCCCAACAAATACTTTAAGCTGCGCGACCACATCCAGCTTTTTCACAGCGGGCTGCACGACCGCAACATCCCGGTCGATTTCGCCCGGCCCACCGAAGACCTTTCCAAATACAAACTCGTCATCGCCCCGTCACTCAGCCTCTTGGCGGGTGGCGAGGTGGACCGCCTCAAACTCTACGTGCAGAACGGCGGCACGCTCGTGGCCACGTTCAACACCGGATTGTTGGACGAACATCACGTGGCGTCTGATACCGGTTTCCCGCACGACATGACGGATTTGTTCGGACTGGAGGTATTGGAGTTCGACCCACTGCCGCCGGGCGAGGAGAACCACATGACCTTCAAAGGCGCGTTTCCCACCAGCCATCTGCATCCCGCGCGCCTCTGGTGCGACATCATCGAGCCGAAGGGTTGCCAGGTGCTGGCGATGTATGCCAAGGATTTCTACGCCGGTCGCCCCGCCATCACCATGAACAATTTCGGTCTGGGGAAGGCCGTGTATATCGGCACCATGAGCCACCAGCATTTTTACTACGACCTCGTGGTATGGCTGCGTCAAACCTGCAACCTCTTCCCGCTGCTCAAAGTGCCGGACACCGTGGAAGTCAGCATGAGGCAGAAGGCCGACACGAAAATCTACTTCCTGCTCAACCACCAGAACTCACCGGTGCGAATTCAATTCTACAAACCGATGCATGATTTCCTCACCGGCAGCACGTTCACCGGCAATTATGATCTCCCGCCGCACGGCGTGCTCGTTCTGGATGAACATCCCGCCGCGAAGGGCTGA
- a CDS encoding cytochrome c → MPEITRPRGKAMLLGLLMASASCSLVAQSPPQTEPGLAMTWAGADGKAQPVDVVVVPNVWLYVPSGKSPSPFLPAGKFTATWSGQLSVELRSDYAFQAELNGELKLEINGVTVLEVTSDGNKTDASKTIRLNKGTNALTATFRNPTQGDAFVRLCWFNKETPRGPIPMTAFSHTGGSAALQRTEQLHLGRELFIEFRCAKCHALPASDPAIPELGMDAPSFEGIGSRRNYEWMARWILDPQMQRPTAHMPKILRGPAAKADAEAIAGFLAAQKGVLLPNDDNAPTAEQKEGGKRLFEILHCAACHNAPDMSESDTAKISLKHLRSKFAPGALSEFLLKPAAHYAWTRMPNFKLKPDEAKQLAAFLNSVADKPAEISAPNDSAIRERGKRLTQTTGCLNCHTLKLENQFKTKSLTDLPADKWQSGCLADKASDDSKSPLFAFTATGREALQAFAATDRASLARHVPAEFAERQSRLLDCRACHGQVEEIPPFDILGEKLKPEWMARFLAGEISYKPRPWLEARMPAFAERAEWLAQGLATQHGFPPQTPAEPAIDMDAAKVGQKLVSAAGGFSCVTCHSVGDFGADQAFETPGLDLAHSGERLRRSYFERWVRNPIQIDPASKMPVFFDENGKSPLTDFYDGDGPKTINAIWQYLRLGDKMPPPPMP, encoded by the coding sequence ATGCCTGAAATAACGCGACCACGCGGGAAGGCGATGCTCCTTGGGCTGTTGATGGCGTCAGCGTCGTGCTCGCTGGTGGCGCAATCGCCGCCCCAAACTGAACCGGGACTGGCGATGACTTGGGCCGGGGCGGACGGGAAAGCGCAACCGGTCGATGTGGTCGTCGTTCCGAATGTCTGGCTTTACGTCCCGTCGGGCAAGTCGCCCAGCCCATTTCTTCCCGCCGGAAAATTCACGGCGACCTGGAGCGGTCAGCTCTCCGTCGAGCTGCGGTCGGACTATGCGTTCCAGGCCGAACTGAACGGGGAACTGAAACTGGAAATCAACGGCGTGACGGTTCTGGAAGTTACCAGCGATGGGAACAAGACTGACGCCAGCAAAACGATTCGTTTGAACAAAGGCACGAATGCGCTCACCGCCACGTTTCGCAACCCGACGCAAGGCGACGCTTTTGTCCGGCTCTGCTGGTTCAACAAGGAGACTCCGCGTGGCCCAATTCCAATGACGGCGTTCAGTCATACTGGCGGGAGCGCAGCCCTGCAACGCACGGAACAACTCCATCTTGGACGTGAACTGTTCATCGAGTTCCGTTGCGCAAAGTGCCATGCCCTTCCGGCGTCGGACCCCGCCATTCCAGAACTGGGCATGGACGCGCCGTCGTTTGAAGGCATCGGTTCGCGTCGCAATTATGAATGGATGGCGCGTTGGATTCTCGATCCCCAAATGCAGCGCCCCACCGCGCACATGCCAAAGATTCTGCGTGGGCCGGCGGCGAAGGCAGACGCGGAGGCTATCGCCGGCTTTCTCGCCGCTCAGAAAGGCGTTTTGTTGCCGAACGATGACAACGCTCCGACTGCTGAACAAAAGGAAGGTGGCAAAAGACTTTTTGAAATCCTGCATTGCGCCGCGTGTCACAACGCCCCGGACATGAGTGAGTCGGACACTGCGAAGATTTCATTGAAGCACCTCCGCTCGAAATTCGCGCCCGGCGCTTTGTCCGAGTTCCTGCTGAAGCCCGCAGCACATTATGCGTGGACCCGGATGCCGAATTTCAAACTTAAGCCCGACGAAGCGAAACAACTGGCCGCGTTCCTCAATTCCGTCGCCGATAAACCCGCGGAGATTTCGGCGCCTAACGACAGCGCAATCAGGGAACGCGGAAAACGGCTGACGCAGACCACGGGTTGTCTGAATTGCCACACGCTGAAACTCGAGAACCAGTTCAAGACAAAGTCGCTGACAGACTTGCCCGCCGACAAGTGGCAATCCGGTTGTCTGGCGGACAAGGCTTCTGACGATTCCAAGTCGCCACTGTTCGCTTTCACCGCGACCGGCCGCGAGGCGTTGCAAGCGTTCGCCGCCACGGATCGCGCTTCGCTCGCACGACACGTTCCAGCGGAGTTTGCGGAGCGACAATCACGTCTGCTCGATTGCCGCGCCTGCCACGGTCAGGTCGAAGAGATTCCGCCGTTCGACATCCTCGGTGAAAAACTGAAGCCGGAATGGATGGCAAGATTCCTTGCCGGAGAGATTTCCTACAAGCCCCGTCCCTGGCTCGAAGCGCGCATGCCGGCGTTCGCTGAACGAGCCGAGTGGTTGGCGCAAGGCTTGGCGACGCAACACGGTTTCCCACCGCAGACTCCAGCCGAGCCAGCCATCGACATGGACGCGGCGAAGGTGGGACAGAAACTCGTCTCGGCGGCGGGCGGCTTTTCTTGCGTCACTTGTCACAGCGTCGGCGACTTCGGTGCGGATCAGGCCTTCGAAACGCCCGGCCTCGACCTTGCCCACAGCGGCGAGCGCCTGCGGCGAAGCTACTTTGAGCGCTGGGTGCGAAACCCCATTCAGATCGATCCCGCCTCGAAGATGCCGGTTTTTTTTGATGAGAACGGCAAGAGTCCCTTGACCGATTTCTACGACGGCGACGGTCCTAAAACCATCAACGCCATCTGGCAATACCTCCGGCTGGGCGACAAAATGCCTCCACCTCCGATGCCGTGA
- a CDS encoding DUF1080 domain-containing protein: MKTIAFLRFVSILQLARKSLTAVAADIRRRTFQTETRRGSASSRRRLQFPSSLLVVSCALTLTAAENLADTKPNQLTAAEKAAGWKLLFDGKTTQGWRSFKRQTFPDHGWVVEDGWLKCVAHGNGGDIISADEFSDFELSWDWRLPPKANNGVKYFVTESRDHALGHEYQMVDGREESDPIHSTASFYAVLAPKLDKPLKPTGEINHSRIIVRGNHVEHWLNGAKVLEYELGSEQVMAAVAKSKFRNVEGFGTKIKGHILLTYHNDECSFRNLKIRELVTQ; encoded by the coding sequence ATGAAAACCATTGCATTCCTTCGATTCGTCTCGATCTTACAGCTTGCACGAAAAAGCCTGACGGCTGTAGCCGCCGACATAAGAAGGCGGACTTTCCAGACCGAAACTCGACGCGGCTCCGCCTCCTCACGTCGGCGGCTACAGTTTCCGTCTTCGCTCCTGGTCGTTTCTTGTGCGCTTACTCTTACCGCTGCGGAAAACCTAGCGGACACCAAACCGAACCAATTGACCGCTGCTGAAAAAGCCGCCGGTTGGAAATTGCTGTTTGACGGCAAGACCACGCAGGGCTGGCGCAGTTTCAAGAGGCAAACTTTCCCCGATCACGGTTGGGTGGTGGAAGACGGCTGGCTCAAATGCGTCGCCCACGGCAACGGCGGCGACATCATCAGTGCGGATGAGTTCAGCGATTTTGAATTGAGCTGGGATTGGCGGTTGCCGCCCAAAGCCAACAACGGCGTGAAGTATTTCGTCACCGAATCGCGTGACCATGCGCTCGGCCACGAATATCAGATGGTGGACGGCCGGGAAGAAAGCGATCCGATTCACAGCACCGCTTCGTTCTACGCCGTGCTGGCGCCGAAACTGGACAAGCCGTTGAAGCCGACGGGCGAGATCAACCATTCCCGCATCATCGTTCGCGGCAATCACGTCGAGCACTGGCTCAACGGCGCCAAGGTGCTTGAATACGAGTTGGGTAGTGAACAAGTGATGGCGGCCGTGGCCAAAAGCAAATTCAGGAACGTGGAAGGTTTCGGCACAAAGATCAAAGGCCACATCCTGCTCACGTATCACAACGACGAATGTTCGTTCCGCAACCTCAAGATTCGCGAACTGGTGACGCAGTAG
- a CDS encoding YajQ family cyclic di-GMP-binding protein, protein MPSFDIVSEVSSMEIENAVNTAKKELANRFDFKGSKAEIVLDKNEIKLTAEDQFKIKALVEIVIGKLAKRQVSLKNVERGEPDISPLGHARQSIKIKQGLDPAVAKQVTGFIRETKLKVTTQIQDQQVRVTGKNRDDLQAVIAAIRAKEFPVSLQFQNFRD, encoded by the coding sequence ATGCCTTCATTCGACATTGTTTCGGAAGTCAGCTCGATGGAAATCGAGAATGCCGTCAACACGGCCAAAAAGGAACTCGCCAACCGCTTTGATTTCAAGGGCAGCAAGGCTGAGATCGTCCTCGACAAAAACGAAATCAAACTCACCGCTGAAGACCAGTTCAAAATCAAAGCGCTGGTTGAAATCGTCATCGGCAAACTCGCCAAGCGCCAGGTCAGCCTCAAGAATGTCGAACGAGGCGAGCCGGACATTTCGCCGCTCGGCCACGCGCGGCAATCCATCAAGATCAAGCAAGGACTCGATCCCGCCGTGGCCAAACAGGTCACCGGTTTCATTCGCGAAACCAAACTCAAAGTCACGACGCAAATTCAGGATCAGCAGGTGCGCGTCACGGGCAAGAACCGCGACGATTTGCAGGCGGTCATCGCCGCGATCCGGGCGAAAGAGTTTCCGGTGTCGTTGCAATTCCAGAATTTCCGGGATTAA
- a CDS encoding PQQ-like beta-propeller repeat protein gives MIGATKRFAHVLVFLALVIRPGTSPAEHATTNEWATAIRSPSDSSPAVGDDGTIYFGTFNGKLWALDSHGSREWVFQTGIEIKSAPAIGKDGTVYFGCRDRRFYALRADGQKRWEFKTGGWVDSSPALAQDGTICFGSWDEKFYALNPDGTKRWQFQTGGPIVSSPAIDTNGIIYFGSHDRKFYALSPGGEKKWEFATRGAIISSPALDWDGNIFLTSVDGYFYTLDRDGHLRWKLHTASISESSPVIGTDGKIYVGANKYLWAITPDGKKKWDRGEEDIDSAPAIAADGTVYFIYRGGLLNGYNQDETLGDRWWKWTYYLYYNGYASPSIGANGSIYLPGITSDFTMCFIAVKGDAPLAKAPWPKFRGNLRNTGNLSDSVR, from the coding sequence ATGATTGGAGCAACGAAGCGCTTCGCTCACGTTTTGGTTTTTCTGGCGCTGGTGATACGGCCGGGCACCAGTCCTGCCGAGCACGCCACGACCAACGAATGGGCAACAGCGATTAGGTCCCCCAGTGATTCTTCGCCGGCTGTGGGCGACGATGGAACGATTTACTTCGGCACGTTCAACGGAAAATTATGGGCGCTCGATTCCCACGGATCTCGCGAATGGGTTTTCCAGACGGGTATCGAAATCAAATCCGCGCCGGCGATCGGCAAGGACGGGACGGTTTATTTCGGTTGCCGTGACCGGAGATTTTACGCGCTGCGGGCCGACGGACAAAAGCGATGGGAATTCAAAACCGGCGGTTGGGTGGACTCCTCCCCCGCATTGGCGCAGGACGGCACCATCTGCTTTGGTTCGTGGGACGAAAAGTTTTATGCGCTGAATCCGGACGGCACGAAGCGATGGCAGTTCCAGACCGGCGGCCCAATCGTCTCTTCACCCGCGATTGATACCAACGGCATCATCTACTTCGGGTCGCATGACCGCAAGTTTTACGCTTTGTCGCCGGGCGGAGAGAAGAAATGGGAATTCGCCACGCGCGGAGCGATTATTTCCTCCCCGGCCTTGGACTGGGACGGGAATATTTTCCTCACGTCGGTGGACGGTTACTTCTACACGCTTGATCGCGACGGCCATTTGCGTTGGAAACTCCATACTGCGAGTATCTCCGAGTCGTCGCCCGTGATCGGTACGGATGGGAAGATTTATGTCGGTGCGAACAAGTATCTGTGGGCCATCACCCCCGATGGCAAGAAGAAATGGGATCGGGGCGAGGAGGACATAGATTCGGCGCCGGCGATTGCGGCGGACGGCACCGTGTATTTCATTTACCGCGGCGGCTTGCTCAATGGCTACAATCAGGATGAGACTTTGGGGGATCGTTGGTGGAAATGGACCTACTATTTGTATTACAACGGATATGCCTCGCCATCCATCGGGGCCAACGGATCGATATATCTGCCAGGCATAACGTCCGATTTCACAATGTGCTTTATCGCGGTGAAGGGCGATGCGCCGCTCGCGAAAGCGCCCTGGCCGAAATTCCGCGGCAATCTGCGGAACACCGGCAATTTGAGTGACTCCGTGCGGTAG
- a CDS encoding NAD-dependent epimerase/dehydratase family protein codes for MSKVCLVTGSSGLIGSEVAVFFHERDFAVHGADNNQREAFFGPQGNTRWNQERLIRQLPRFTHHELDIRDRAGVLQLVETLRPAVIIHTAAQPSHDLAAQIPFDDFDVNAVGTLNLLEAARRFCPESPFIHMSTNKVYGDRPNTIPLQELETRWDYADPQFAQGIPESFSIDQSKHSLFGASKAASDLMVQEYGRYFNLPTGCLRGGCLTGPNHSGVELHGFLSYLVKCNLEGKEYKIFGYKGKQVRDNIHSQDVARFMFEFYQSPRCGEVYNLGGGKNNSCSILEAFQMAETCTGRKQISTYVDQARAGDHICYYSDLRKMKAHYPKWDITRNLSQIFHEIAVSWRERLAAT; via the coding sequence ATGAGCAAAGTTTGTCTGGTGACCGGCTCCTCCGGTCTCATTGGTTCCGAAGTGGCGGTGTTTTTCCACGAGCGCGATTTTGCCGTCCATGGGGCCGACAACAATCAACGCGAAGCTTTTTTCGGTCCGCAGGGCAACACCCGGTGGAATCAGGAACGCCTCATCCGGCAGTTGCCGCGCTTTACGCATCATGAACTGGACATCCGCGACCGAGCCGGTGTGCTGCAACTGGTGGAGACACTCAGGCCCGCCGTCATCATTCACACAGCGGCCCAGCCCTCGCACGACCTCGCAGCGCAGATTCCGTTCGACGATTTCGACGTGAACGCCGTGGGCACGCTCAACCTGCTCGAAGCGGCGCGCCGGTTTTGTCCGGAATCGCCCTTCATCCACATGTCCACGAACAAGGTTTATGGCGACCGGCCCAACACGATTCCGTTGCAGGAATTGGAAACGCGCTGGGACTACGCCGACCCGCAGTTCGCGCAGGGAATACCGGAGAGTTTCTCGATCGACCAGTCCAAGCATTCGCTGTTCGGGGCGTCGAAGGCGGCGTCGGACTTGATGGTGCAGGAGTATGGACGTTATTTCAACCTGCCCACGGGTTGTCTTCGCGGTGGTTGTCTGACCGGCCCCAACCACAGCGGCGTGGAGTTGCACGGATTTCTCAGCTACCTGGTCAAGTGCAACCTCGAAGGGAAGGAATATAAAATTTTTGGTTACAAGGGCAAACAGGTGCGCGACAACATCCACTCGCAGGACGTGGCGCGGTTCATGTTTGAATTTTATCAATCGCCGCGCTGTGGTGAAGTTTACAACCTCGGTGGCGGGAAAAATAATTCCTGCTCGATCCTCGAAGCCTTCCAGATGGCCGAGACCTGCACGGGCCGGAAACAAATTTCCACCTACGTCGATCAGGCCCGCGCGGGCGACCACATTTGTTACTACAGCGATCTGCGCAAGATGAAGGCGCATTATCCCAAGTGGGACATCACGCGCAACCTTTCGCAAATCTTCCACGAAATCGCCGTGTCGTGGCGTGAACGCCTGGCCGCGACGTGA
- a CDS encoding NAD-dependent epimerase/dehydratase family protein, whose product MRILITGICGFVGSTLARGLREGWPAWEIVGIDNYLRAGSERNRLALRALDVKVFHGDIRSSTDLESIPRCDWIIDAAANPSVLAGVDGKTSSRQLIEHNLGGTVNLLELAKAWRAGLIMLSTSRVYSVRQLAAIPVESKGGGFDPTPAANQIAGLSTQGVQETFSTAPPVSLYGSSKRASEILACEYAEAFDLPMFINRCGVLAGAGQFGKIDQGIFSFWIHSWHGRRPLKFIGFDGTGQQVRDCLHARDLLPLLTKQMIDSRKDAPRIMNISGGIGQSASLRQLSAWCEQRFGKREIASDKTTRPFDVPWLVLDSTLASQTWGWQPQTPLEMIWSEIADHAEQNPDWLDATMD is encoded by the coding sequence ATGCGCATTTTGATCACAGGCATTTGCGGGTTCGTCGGCAGCACGCTGGCCCGCGGCCTGCGCGAGGGCTGGCCGGCCTGGGAAATCGTGGGCATCGACAACTACCTGCGCGCGGGCAGCGAGCGGAACCGGCTCGCCCTGCGCGCCCTCGACGTGAAAGTTTTTCATGGCGACATCCGCAGTTCGACAGACCTGGAGAGCATCCCCCGCTGTGACTGGATCATTGACGCGGCGGCGAACCCGAGCGTGCTCGCCGGCGTGGATGGCAAGACCAGCAGCCGGCAACTCATCGAGCACAATCTCGGCGGCACCGTCAATCTGCTCGAACTGGCGAAAGCCTGGCGCGCCGGCCTGATCATGCTCAGCACCAGTCGCGTTTATTCGGTGCGCCAGCTCGCGGCGATTCCGGTTGAGTCAAAAGGCGGCGGCTTCGACCCAACCCCGGCGGCGAATCAGATTGCCGGCTTGAGTACGCAGGGCGTGCAGGAAACCTTCTCGACCGCGCCGCCCGTCTCGCTTTACGGGAGTTCCAAGCGCGCTTCGGAAATCCTGGCATGCGAATACGCGGAGGCTTTTGATTTACCGATGTTCATCAATCGCTGCGGCGTGCTGGCGGGCGCCGGGCAGTTCGGCAAAATTGATCAGGGGATTTTTTCGTTCTGGATTCATTCCTGGCACGGCCGGCGTCCGTTGAAATTCATCGGGTTCGATGGAACGGGTCAACAGGTGCGCGATTGCCTGCACGCGCGCGACCTGCTGCCGCTGTTGACCAAACAGATGATAGATTCGCGCAAAGACGCGCCCCGCATCATGAACATCAGCGGCGGTATTGGCCAAAGCGCTTCGTTGCGGCAATTGAGCGCGTGGTGCGAGCAACGGTTCGGCAAACGCGAAATTGCATCGGACAAAACCACGCGACCGTTTGATGTGCCGTGGCTGGTGCTCGACTCGACGCTGGCGTCGCAAACCTGGGGCTGGCAGCCGCAAACCCCGCTTGAGATGATCTGGTCTGAAATCGCCGATCACGCAGAACAAAATCCAGACTGGTTGGATGCAACAATGGATTAG
- a CDS encoding oligosaccharide flippase family protein, with translation MQRQFLWSMAPLVVVTVVNIFSVPLFFRFLGDERYAVLGYVATFSGMFGLADLGLGVAVGRYIGVALGSDDHASVREYWATGNLIAIPLVACMALVFSLVGVTFGHKWFNVSPANEGLLRACFFAGGFGLFLEYYGQFWNFLLQAHLKFKFIGALKTGTSLLQIIPSVILAWLTKNPLLIVLWSVFIGLVQLGLLVWHARRRLNLGFDLREARWVRAREMAAFTGKTFATLIASSLLGTIDQVILGRLAPAADFANYKNCAVNVGGRLQGLGFAIMGPVAYNTSHAVGGGRGASPAAIYNETFNFVFGWYLLAAVWTAVWHPIALRLWLGEARALQVAPMFTPIIIAFCLTGIATISAAQLGPLNRMGMAFGFKLAAGLLLMAGVYVGWHLGGMVGVVYGFLCSRVVFLAQDLYVIRLVKAGGWLAVRTWLTVAGQCLVGAGFALVYLVLPQNSLWVLPFAVLHGVLVAVWLLRHRLGQLVPSLAGIFPMRDRPAVKSVSNREP, from the coding sequence ATGCAGCGACAGTTTTTGTGGAGCATGGCGCCGCTGGTGGTGGTCACCGTCGTGAACATTTTTTCCGTGCCGTTGTTCTTCCGTTTCCTGGGCGATGAGCGGTACGCGGTTTTGGGTTATGTGGCTACTTTCAGCGGCATGTTTGGGCTGGCGGATCTGGGTTTGGGCGTGGCGGTCGGACGCTACATCGGCGTGGCACTTGGGAGTGATGATCACGCTTCCGTGCGGGAATACTGGGCCACCGGCAATCTGATCGCCATTCCATTGGTGGCATGCATGGCGCTGGTTTTCTCCCTCGTGGGAGTCACGTTCGGCCACAAGTGGTTTAACGTATCGCCCGCGAATGAAGGGCTGTTGCGCGCGTGTTTTTTCGCGGGCGGGTTCGGCCTGTTCCTTGAATACTACGGGCAATTTTGGAACTTCCTGTTGCAGGCGCATCTAAAGTTCAAATTCATCGGCGCGTTAAAAACCGGGACTAGTCTGTTGCAAATTATTCCCTCCGTCATCCTCGCCTGGCTCACCAAGAACCCGCTGCTCATTGTCCTTTGGAGTGTGTTCATCGGGCTGGTGCAGTTGGGCCTGTTGGTGTGGCACGCGCGTCGCCGTCTCAATCTGGGTTTCGACCTGCGGGAGGCCCGGTGGGTTCGCGCTCGTGAGATGGCCGCGTTCACCGGGAAAACTTTTGCCACGCTGATTGCCAGCTCGCTCCTCGGAACCATTGACCAGGTGATTCTCGGCCGGCTGGCGCCGGCGGCCGACTTCGCGAATTACAAAAACTGCGCTGTGAATGTCGGGGGGCGCTTGCAGGGCTTGGGCTTCGCGATCATGGGCCCGGTTGCCTATAACACCAGCCATGCCGTGGGAGGTGGACGCGGCGCATCGCCAGCCGCCATTTACAACGAGACGTTCAATTTCGTGTTTGGCTGGTACCTGCTGGCCGCGGTTTGGACGGCGGTGTGGCATCCGATTGCGCTTCGGCTGTGGCTCGGGGAAGCACGTGCCTTGCAGGTCGCGCCGATGTTCACGCCCATCATCATTGCCTTTTGTCTTACCGGGATCGCGACCATTTCCGCCGCGCAGTTGGGGCCGTTGAACCGCATGGGGATGGCGTTCGGCTTCAAACTCGCCGCGGGCCTGCTGCTCATGGCCGGAGTCTATGTTGGATGGCATCTGGGCGGGATGGTGGGTGTGGTTTATGGATTTCTCTGCAGCCGGGTCGTCTTTCTCGCCCAAGACCTGTATGTGATCCGGCTGGTGAAGGCGGGTGGCTGGCTGGCCGTCCGCACGTGGCTAACCGTGGCCGGGCAGTGTCTCGTAGGGGCCGGGTTTGCGCTGGTGTATCTGGTACTGCCGCAGAATTCACTCTGGGTGCTGCCGTTTGCGGTCTTGCACGGCGTTCTGGTCGCTGTCTGGTTGCTGCGGCATCGCTTGGGTCAACTGGTGCCCTCCTTGGCCGGAATCTTTCCAATGCGCGACCGCCCAGCCGTGAAATCAGTCTCCAACCGTGAGCCTTGA